In the Malassezia vespertilionis chromosome 1, complete sequence genome, one interval contains:
- the TRP3 gene encoding anthranilate synthase / indole-3-glycerol phosphate synthase (MEROPS:MER0045094; BUSCO:EOG09261OLD; EggNog:ENOG503NU49; COG:E) — protein MASLEEGEDGRIVIPGRDSSEQGVTVLIDNYDSFTFNVAQYLVELGANVVIFRNDRVTLETLDALQPVNLVISPGPGHPMTDSGISIHAIRHFGGKIPIMGICMGLQCMIAGAGGIVEYAGEVFHGKTSEVTHDMRGLFSGMPKAPFTATRYHSLAANIKAMPHDYVETSHVESGVIMGVRHKTYTIESVQYHPESIISEHGKTLFANFLSWRGGTWAENPIANVAVQAAPHARETILERIYKQRTLDVQEARKLPGRSMDDLERCLALQLDPPQIAFPERLMRGTNGSVGVMAELKRASPSKGDIDVSAIAGAQALAYARSGANVISVLTEPHWFKGSLEDMALARQAVAHFPNRPAILRKEFIVDEYQIAEARLHGADTVLLIVAMLDDGKLRALYEYAMRLGMDPLVEVNTDAEMQRALVLRPRVIGVNNRNLHTFDVDMNNTSKLAKAALEQGTILAALSGIQSRADVEEYEANGVHAVLVGEALMRANDKRLFIATLQGRTLALQPQPRRLAKVCGLKTVEAALKAAKHGADMLGIILAKGTRRSVTMDQAASIVAAVHASAPRVQTKLEAPPPNLAPADWFAWHATQLADAASKRPLLIGVFRNQPLEEIVETASVLRLDGVQIHGRMEPLEWARFLPGVFVLRVFHVPAHMDRYVRGEHRALDEATRPGQHHIILLDTLGKTSASDGGSGTTFDWHVARQLAEDDPVAAYEHTASRPMLPFILAGGLTPANVQQALEVSGAFGVDSSSGVESDGEKDLHKIGKYLVHAKAT, from the coding sequence ATGGCGTCCCTCGAAGAAGGCGAAGATGGGCGTATTGTTATCCCTGGTCGGGACAGTTCCGAGCAAGGGGTCACAGTATTGATCGACAACTATGATAGCTTCACATTTAACGTCGCGCAGTaccttgtcgagcttggcgcCAACGTCGTTATTTTCCGGAACGACAGAGTCACGCTCGAAACGCTCGATGCCTTGCAGCCCGTCAACTTGGTTATTAGCCCCGGACCTGGCCATCCAATGACCGATTCAGGGATTTCTATCCATGCGATACGCCATTTTGGCGGCAAGATACCCATCATGGGAATCTGTATGGGTCTGCAGTGTATGattgccggcgccggcggcatTGTCGAATACGCCGGCGAGGTATTCCATGGAAAGACGAGCGAAGTGACTCACGATATGCGCGGGCTCTTTAGCGGGATGCCCAAAGCGCCCTTCACTGCCACGCGATACCACAGTCTCGCAGCGAACATCAAGGCAATGCCGCACGACTACGTGGAAACGTCGCATGTGGAAAGTGGCGTGATTATGggcgtgcggcacaagaCGTACACGATCGAGTCTGTGCAGTACCACCCCGAAAGTATCATTAGCGAGCACGGCAAGACGCTCTTTGCCAACTTTTTgtcgtggcgcggcggcacctGGGCCGAGAATCCCATTGCAAACGTTGCCGTGcaggcagcgccgcacgcccgGGAAACGATATTAGAGCGCATTTACAAGCAGCGTACCCTTGATGTGCAAGAGGCACGCAAGCTGCCTGGCCGTTCCATGGACGACCTCGAGCgatgcttggcgctgcagctcgatCCGCCCCAGATTGCCTTCCCCGAGCGTCTGATGCGCGGAACAAATGGCTCGGTCGGTGTGATGGCCGAGCTCAAGCGTGCGAGCCCAAGCAAAGGTGATATCGACGTGAGTGCCATTGCgggcgcacaagcgctcgcATACGCGCGAAGCGGTGCCAACGTGATCAGCGTACTCACCGAGCCGCACTGGTTCAAAGGCTCGTTGGAGGATATGGCCCTTGCTCGCCAAGCGGTTGCGCACTTTCCCAACCGCCCTGCGATTTTGCGCAAAGAGTTTATTGTGGACGAGTACCAGATCGCAGAAGCGCGTCTCCACGGCGCGGATACTGTTTTGCTTATTGTCGCGATGCTCGACGACGGCAAACTGCGGGCGCTGTACGAGTATGCAATGCGGCTTGGGATGGACCCGCTTGTCGAGGTGAATACCGACGCggaaatgcagcgcgccttggtgTTGCGACCACGTGTGATTGGCGTTAACAACCGCAACTTGCACACGTTTGACGTTGACATGAACAACACGtccaagctcgccaaggcggcgctcgagcaaggcacgattcttgccgcgctcagCGGCATTCAAAGCAGAGCCGATGTGGAAGAGTACGAGGCGAACGGCGTACACGCTGTGCTTGTCGGTGAGGCGCTGATGCGTGCAAACGACAAGCGCTTGTTCATTGCCACGCTTCAGGGCCGCAcattggcgctgcagccgcagccACGCCGTTTGGCGAAAGTGTGCGGCCTGAAGACGGTGGAAGCAGCGCTCAAAgcggccaagcacggcgcagaTATGCTCGGTATAATCCTCGCGAAagggacgcggcgcagcgtcacCATGGACCAAGCGGCATCGATTGTAGCCGCAGTGCATGCAAGTGCTCCGCGCGTACAGACCAAGCtcgaagcgccgccgcccaacCTGGCGCCTGCAGATTGGTTTGCATGGCACGCGACACAActtgccgacgctgcgAGCAAGCGCCCGCTGCTCATCGGCGTCTTCCGCAACCAGCCGCTTGAGGAAATAGTAGAGACCGCAAGTGTGCTTCGCTTGGACGGTGTTCAGATCCACGGACGGATGGAGCCCCTCGAGTGGGCGCGGTTCCTTCCGGGCGTGTTTGTCTTGCGCGTCTTCCATGTGCCTGCACACATGGACCGCTAcgtccgcggcgagcaccgcgcgctcgacgaggcgacAAGGCCCGGGCAGCACCACATTATCCTGCTCGATACGCTAGGCAAGACGAGTGCCTCGGACGGAGGATCGGGCACCACGTTTGACTGGCACGTTGCTCGCCAGTTGGCCGAGGATGATCCCGTCGCTGCGTATGAACACACAGCATCCCGGCCTATGCTGCCCTTTATCCTTGCCGGCGGACTCACACCGGCAAATGTGCAACAGGCCCTGGAGGTATCGGGCGCTTTTGGCGTCGACTCGAGCTCTGGCGTGGAGAGCGATGGGGAGAAGGATTTGCACAAAATCGGCAAGTACCTCGTGCATGCAAAGGCTACATAG
- a CDS encoding phosphoacetylglucosamine mutase (COG:G; EggNog:ENOG503NV1D; BUSCO:EOG092621YU) — translation MPPVHALPVEAIVRALAAHPKSAAHIVYGTAGFRTKAALLDSTCFRIGLIGALRSKALDGKVVGLMVTASHNPEPDNGVKIVDARGEMLDAAWEPVCTRIANAATAEELVQELQHVVDAFQIDLSVPARVVYAWDTRPSSPSLVRAIVDGMDAIGAEKMDGGLLTTPQLHYLVFAYNTAGTPDAYGEPTEEGYYHKLGDAYLSATQNKPAPVTLVVDCANGVGAKSLQGLEKVVPHDRLPLQLLRTEMKAPGALNNGCGADFVKTNQKLPAGYDQESHVQQNTLLCSFDGDADRIVFYYLTGPPEKSENFHLLDGDRIAALAADYLSELVEQSGLDVQLGCVQTAYANGSSTLYLEKRVPVAFTPTGVKHLHHEAEKYDIGIYFEANGHGTVLFSKRAMQAIRDAKPSTPAAHAAVQQLAGLAAVINQTVGDAVSDMLMVLVILAARQWGPVEWDALYTDLPNRLCKVQVSDRTQFKTTDAERRLTSPAGMQAQIDALVAQYPLGRSFVRPSGTEDVVRVYAEAAKAEDVAALAKQVTALVETA, via the coding sequence ATGCCGCCTGTGCACGCCCTCCCAGTTGAAGCCATTGTACGTGCGTTGGCAGCGCATCCCAAGAGTGCAGCGCATATTGTGTATGGCACTGCTGGATTCAGGACCAAGGCTGCGCTCTTGGACAGCACCTGTTTCCGCATTGGACTGATCGGAGCGCTTCGAAGCAAAGCTTTGGACGGCAAGGTCGTCGGCCTCATGGTCACTGCGAGCCATAACCCCGAGCCCGACAACGGAGTTAAGATTGTAGATGCGCGTGGGGAGATGCTGGATGCTGCATGGGAGCCAgtctgcacgcgcattgcgAATGCTGCGACTGCCGAAGAGCTCGTGCAGGAACTGCAGCACGTAGTCGACGCATTTCAGATTGACCTCTCTGTTCCTGCGCGTGTAGTATACGCATGGGACACGCGCCCTTCGAGTCCAAGCCTTGTAAGGGCAATTGTGGATGGTATGGATGCGATCGGTGCCGAAAAGATGGACGGCGGTCTGCTCACGACGCCCCAACTACACTATTTGGTCTTTGCGTACAACACCGCAGGCACGCCCGATGCCTACGGCGAGCCGACCGAAGAAGGTTACTACCATAAACTCGGCGATGCGTATCTGTCTGCGACGCAAAACAAGCCTGCGCCCGTGACGCTCGTCGTGGACTGCGCCAACGGGGTGGGCGCAAAGTCGCTGCAAGGCCTGGAAAAAGTAGTGCCGCACGACCGCTTGCCActccagctgctgcgcacggagATGAAAGCGCCGGGTGCGCTGAACAATGGGTGCGGGGCCGACTTTGTCAAGACGAACCAAAAACTCCCGGCCGGCTACGACCAGGAGAGCCATGTGCAACAAAACACGCTGCTGTGTTCCTTTGACGGCGATGCGGACCGCATTGTGTTTTACTACTTAACGGGGCCGCCCGAAAAGAGTGAAAACTTTCACCTACTCGACGGCGATCGaattgcagcgcttgcagccGACTACCTCTCGGAGCTGGTCGAGCAATCGGGCCTGGACGTGCAGCTCGGCTGTGTCCAGACGGCGTACGCAAATGGATCTTCCACTTTGTACTTGGAAAAGCGCGTTCCTGTAGCTTTCACGCCGACTGGCGTGAAGCATTTGCACCACGAAGCGGAAAAGTATGATATTGGGATCTACTTTGAGGCAAACGGCCACGGCACTGTCCTCTTTTCCAAGCGTGCCATGCAGGCGATTCGCGATGCAAAGCCAAGCACtcccgcggcgcacgcagcggtACAACAGCTTGCTGGTCTTGCCGCTGTCATCAATCAAACGGTCGGCGATGCGGTGTCGGACATGCTCATGGTCCTCGTTATTCTTGCCGCCCGTCAGTGGGGTCCTGTCGAATGGGACGCATTGTACACCGACTTGCCCAACCGGCTGTGCAAGGTGCAGGTCTCTGACCGTACCCAGTTCAAGACGACAGAcgcagagcgccgcttgaCGAGTCCCGCTGGGATGCAGGCACAGATCGATGCGTTGGTCGCCCAGTACCCCCTGGGCCGCTCGTTTGTGCGCCCAAGCGGAACTGAAGATGTGGTGCGTGTCTATGCGGAGGCAGCCAAGGCCGAGGatgtcgcggcgctggccaagcagGTGACTGCGCTTGTGGAAACGGCATAA
- a CDS encoding uncharacterized protein (EggNog:ENOG503NYWC; COG:S; TransMembrane:7 (o47-65i77-100o112-130i151-170o182-200i212-232o238-261i)), with product MQALLQRVTRSMPWFVQDLASYLLGERCYKLLVWNVDWSDVACLRLGLSKGLGLGIVVFGSIIKFPQIYKIVRARSATGISLAMYILEVVAYTISLAYAIRLRIPLSTYGENASLTVQNMVITLLIIAYSPMDSYVRRITILCHSYGISTNAFYVAVGAFLMVVCSLALASEHAVPPPLLKTLQAFTIPVSLASKVPQMLELHRDKATGQLSVLVVFAQLLGTLARVFTTLTETNDRLLFWGFALATVFNAVIAVQVALYWNGNEKYMEIRDTSTDLPYANTQGYPKRD from the coding sequence ATGCAGGCCCTTTTGCAGCGAGtgacgcgctcgatgccgtGGTTCGTGCAGGACCTGGCATCGTACCTGCTGGGTGAGCGCTGCTATAAACTTCTTGTGTGGAATGTGGACTGGAGTGATGtggcgtgcctgcgccttggcctATCCAAAGGACTTGGGCTCGGGATTGTTGTTTTCGGCAGCATCATCAAGTTTCCGCAAATCTACAAAattgtgcgtgcacgcagTGCGACAGGGATCAGCTTGGCCATGTATATTCTGGAGGTCGTCGCCTATACCATTAGTCTTGCGTACGCTATCCGCCTGCGCATTCCTCTCAGCACATACGGTGAGAATGCGAGTTTGACGGTGCAAAACATGGTCATTACGCTGCTGATTATTGCGTACTCGCCCATGGACTCGTACGTGCGCAGAATCACAATACTTTGCCATTCATATGGGATATCGACAAATGCGTTCTACGTCGCAGTCGGTGCTTTTCTCATGGTGGTATGctcgctggcgctggcgtccgagcatgccgtgccgccgccactGCTCAAGACATTGCAAGCATTCACGATTCCCGTGTCGCTCGCGTCAAAAGTTCCCCAGATGCTGGAACTGCACCGCGACAAAGCGACGGGGCAGTTAAGCGTGCTGGTCGtatttgcgcagctgctcgggACACTGGCACGCGTGTTTACCACCCTGACCGAAACCAATGACCGCCTGCTCTTTTGGGGATTCGCGCTTGCAACCGTGTTTAATGCAGTGATTGCCGTGCAAGTCGCCCTGTACTGGAACGGCAACGAAAAATACATGGAGATCAGAGACACAAGTACTGATCTTCCGTACGCAAACACACAAGGGTATCCGAAGCGCGACTAG
- a CDS encoding uncharacterized protein (EggNog:ENOG503P4TS; COG:Z), which produces MSREANTLLVVHDAQRIVARVGIQEPFQRPEVDISTRVGRRSAADNAERGAYIFGDALDKAVAADEAIDVIYPFLDGDVQDWDALAALWRHILVDLLHIELENNTLFTMVALPTPISRDAFENTAQIFFEHFNTPALCISEVPLLVAYAVGVLNAIVIDIGLEESSAVPVLDCAVVPTAAVLSRIGIVHCTWWLAYLLSQDEAVVNALRPLATNAHLDAVVYAFAQTLVKEGYVYVDADMVQDGEEYDEGTFDVAAALVQGRERDVIEAHKNNKQSSAPPSKTKDFVHVPFRGIQVPVGNVRTRFYEPLLRPQLLARVTLDIPSPPCVKSALHAQEIGGEPPCVSIPEAVYQATRLVQPMGRRALLWDNLIFTGIATRAQGLIPELCRAFSVFVANDPTEVAQLVGEPNPVQARTIRAHKVPDYFVEFKDRLDLAPLLGATIYAKLVFSDYSGRNFISKMQYNEGGPSVAFAIGSA; this is translated from the coding sequence ATGTCCCGTGAAGCAAACACTTTGTTGGTggtgcacgatgcgcagcggatAGTTGCACGCGTTGGCATTCAAGAGCCGTTTCAGCGGCCAGAAGTAGATATATCCACGCGCGTTGGGCgtcgaagcgccgctgacaatgcggagcgcggcgcgtatATTTTtggcgacgcgctggacaaggccGTGGCAGCGGACGAAGCAATCGACGTGATTTACCCTTTTCTGGACGGTGATGTACAGGATTgggatgcgcttgccgcgctgtggCGCCATATTCTTGTGGATCTACTGCATATTGAGCTGGAAAACAATACACTCTTTACCATGGTCGCGCTTCCTACGCCCATTTCCCGCGACGCGTTTGAGAACACGGCGCAAATCTTTTTCGAGCACTTTAACACCCCGGCGCTTTGCATTTCCGAAGTACCACTGCTTGTTGCGTACGCGGTTGGGGTTCTGAACGCGATTGTCATTGATATCGGTCTCGAAGAATCGAGCGCCGTGCCAGTCTTGGACTGCGCTGTGGTGCCCACCGCAGCGGTGCTCTCTAGGATTGGTATCGTGCACTGCACGTGGTGGCTGGCATACCTCCTATCGCAGGATGAAGCGGTAGTCAACGCACTCCGACCGCTTGCCACGAATGCACACCTGGACGCGGTTGTGTACGCATTTGCGCAGACATTGGTGAAAGAGGGGTATGTGTACGTGGATGCAGACATGGTGCAAGATGGTGAAGAGTACGATGAAGGGACGTTTGACgtggctgctgcgctggtGCAAGGGCGCGAGCGAGATGTGATTGAAGCGCACAAAAACAACAAGCAaagcagtgcgccgccgagcaagaCAAAAGATTTCGTCCACGTTCCTTTCCGCGGCATTCAAGTACCTGTAGGCAACGTGCGCACACGGTTCTATGAGCCATTACTCCGTCCACAgctccttgcgcgcgtcacgCTGGACATTCCCTCGCCTCCTTGCGTGAAGAGCGCACTGCATGCACAGGAAATTGGCGGCGAGCCGCCGTGTGTGTCGATTCCAGAGGCTGTGTACCAAGCAACACGCCTTGTGCAGCCCAtggggcgccgcgcgttgcTCTGGGATAACTTGATCTTTACCGGCATCGCCACCAGGGCGCAGGGGCTGATTCCCGagctgtgccgcgcattCTCGGTGTTTGTCGCAAACGACCCTACCGAGGTGGCACAGTTGGTTGGCGAGCCGAACCCCGTCCAAGCACGTACGATCCGTGCACACAAGGTGCCAGACTACTTTGTCGAGTTCAAGGACAGGCTGGATTTGGCTCCGTTACTCGGCGCGACGATCTATGCAAAGCTTGTGTTTAGCGACTATTCCGGGAGAAACTTTATCTCTAAAATGCAGTATAACGAAGGCGGCCCTTCGGTCGCTTTTGCGATCGGGAGTGCCTGA